One Luoshenia tenuis genomic region harbors:
- a CDS encoding DUF6125 family protein — MRENETLQAMTKEELISLITLYSKNWLAMDGVWFQSIEQKYGMDEAMVHDAQAWERFTVIEARRIKQFLNLPERAGLEGLARALSLRFYANINQDEIRIQGNTLLYRTLECRVQSARTRKNMALHPCKPVGLIEYAGFARTIDERITCQCVSCYPDSCDDTCACSWLFTLNEAQ; from the coding sequence ATGCGAGAAAATGAAACTTTGCAGGCAATGACCAAGGAAGAGCTGATCTCCCTGATCACGCTCTATTCCAAAAACTGGCTGGCCATGGACGGCGTTTGGTTCCAGTCCATCGAGCAAAAATATGGCATGGACGAGGCGATGGTCCACGACGCGCAGGCTTGGGAGCGATTTACGGTTATCGAGGCGCGACGGATCAAGCAGTTTTTAAACCTGCCCGAACGCGCGGGACTGGAGGGGCTGGCCCGCGCGCTTTCCTTACGCTTTTACGCCAACATCAATCAGGATGAGATCCGTATCCAGGGCAATACCCTGCTTTATCGCACGCTGGAATGCCGGGTACAAAGCGCCCGCACCCGCAAAAATATGGCGCTGCATCCCTGCAAGCCGGTCGGGCTGATCGAATATGCAGGGTTCGCCCGCACGATCGACGAGCGGATCACCTGCCAGTGCGTCAGCTGCTATCCGGACTCCTGCGACGATACCTGCGCCTGCTCCTGGCTGTTTACGCTGAATGAGGCGCAATAG
- a CDS encoding MarR family winged helix-turn-helix transcriptional regulator has translation MKQENEKKFIFGSLFVLANRLQLAGDQFDPQVTMKQWFLVAMASQFREPPTLSALAELMGCTRQNVKKLAVLLEKKGFLELRRDGRDARALRVVMTPHCYTYFKGREAAEDELLETLYAGMSQEEIAALHQGMKHLTENLEKIEARMEEGFKA, from the coding sequence ATGAAACAGGAAAACGAAAAGAAGTTCATCTTTGGCAGCTTGTTCGTGCTGGCCAACCGTCTGCAGCTGGCGGGCGATCAATTCGACCCCCAGGTGACGATGAAGCAGTGGTTTTTGGTGGCGATGGCCTCGCAGTTCCGTGAGCCGCCCACCTTAAGCGCGCTGGCGGAGCTGATGGGCTGCACCCGGCAGAATGTTAAAAAGTTGGCGGTGCTGTTGGAGAAAAAGGGGTTTTTGGAGCTGCGCCGGGATGGACGCGACGCCCGAGCCCTGCGCGTGGTGATGACACCGCACTGCTACACTTACTTTAAGGGGCGGGAGGCGGCGGAGGACGAACTGCTGGAAACGCTGTATGCGGGCATGAGCCAGGAGGAGATCGCTGCGCTGCACCAAGGGATGAAGCATCTGACGGAGAATCTCGAAAAGATAGAAGCGCGAATGGAGGAGGGCTTTAAAGCGTGA
- a CDS encoding flavodoxin domain-containing protein yields MKTCIIYTTRHGAAAYCARQIAQQLSGEVQLLDLGEGTPAALPEADRYILGGSIYMGMAQKALKAFCGKFADGLLQKPLGLYLSCMGVEEEMVRKQLLDAFGTQLLDHARIAANLGGAFDFDKLGRMERFIVKQVDKAMRKQGKEGLGPLKGQVSAIAPEAIADFCVKMEG; encoded by the coding sequence GTGAAGACGTGCATTATTTATACGACCCGGCATGGCGCGGCCGCATATTGCGCCCGGCAGATCGCCCAGCAGCTATCCGGGGAGGTGCAGTTGCTGGATTTGGGCGAAGGGACGCCTGCCGCTTTGCCGGAGGCGGATCGGTACATCCTGGGCGGCTCTATTTACATGGGGATGGCGCAAAAGGCGCTCAAGGCGTTTTGCGGGAAATTTGCCGATGGGCTGCTCCAAAAGCCGCTGGGTCTCTACCTTTCCTGCATGGGGGTAGAAGAGGAGATGGTGCGCAAACAGCTGCTGGACGCCTTTGGCACGCAGCTGCTGGATCATGCGCGGATCGCCGCGAATTTAGGCGGCGCGTTCGATTTTGACAAGCTGGGGCGGATGGAGCGCTTTATCGTCAAGCAGGTGGATAAGGCCATGCGCAAACAGGGCAAAGAGGGGCTGGGGCCCTTAAAGGGCCAGGTCAGCGCGATCGCGCCTGAAGCGATCGCCGATTTTTGCGTAAAAATGGAAGGGTGA
- the ileS gene encoding isoleucine--tRNA ligase, with protein sequence MLKKVSTDLNFNAREGEVLDFWKKNDIFKKSMKLHEGAQTFTFYDGPPTANGRPHIGHIITRVMKDIVLRYKTMKGYDVLRKAGWDTHGLPVELEVEKLLGLDGKPQIEQYGVEPFIEECKKSVWKYKSEWEKMSDRVGYWADMEDPYVTYDNNYIESEWWSLKTLWDKGLLYKGHRVVPYCPRCGTALSSHEVAQGYKDVKETSVFVKFKVEGEENTYILAWTTTPWTLPSNVALCVNPHETYVKVSFEGEFLIMAQALVPSVLGDGAQVVEVYAKGEDLKGLRYQPLFPYAKVKEGSAWFVVADDYVTLSDGTGVVHTAPAFGEDDARVGRDNNLPFVQMVDAQGKFVEGCDELTGMFVKDADPVIIERLKSEGKLFRALEFEHSYPFCWRCDTPLLYYARSSWFVKMTAVRDRLMEINRSVNWMPENIKEGRMGNFLENVIDWGLSRERYWGTPLPIWECECGHTTAIGSIAELREKAVEDVPEDIELHKPYIDRVHIRCEKCGKPMTRVPEVIDCWYDSGSMPFAQWHYPFENQDKFKVRYPADYITEAVDQTRGWFYVLLAISTAVFDHEVFKNCIVLGHVNDKDGLKMSKHKGNVVDPWTVLDKQGADAVRWYFFTNSAPWLPSRFYEEAVSEAQRRFMGTLWNTYAFFALYAGIDQFDPTGLKLADCKLNVMDRWILSRLSSLITAVDKGLEGYHITETARMLEGFVDDLSNWYVRRCRERFWGKGMTEDKQAAFMTLYTVLVEFSKLAAPYVPFMAESMYQNLVRSFDEHAPESVHLCAFPEAVCPVDAHLEQQMQEVMELVALGRSARNTAALKNRQPLSAMYVMAPQKLDAEYAALMADELNVKKVAFVSDAREFTTYTFKPQLRTVGPKYGKLVGAIGKALGQVDGNVAMEELNAGKALELEVNGQNVSLAKEDLLIATANKPGYVAQTQGDITVALDTNLTEDLIEEGLVREMISKAQTQRREAGFEVTDHIALDIAGDEKIDAVLAKFGDQLAADVLCDALQQGKSQGGVTREWNINGIPVKMTAKVL encoded by the coding sequence ATGTTGAAAAAAGTTTCGACAGACCTGAACTTTAATGCCCGCGAAGGCGAAGTGCTGGACTTTTGGAAGAAGAACGATATCTTCAAAAAGAGCATGAAGCTGCACGAGGGCGCACAGACCTTTACCTTTTACGATGGGCCGCCTACGGCCAACGGCCGCCCGCATATCGGCCATATCATCACCCGGGTGATGAAGGATATCGTGCTGCGGTATAAGACCATGAAGGGGTACGATGTGCTGCGCAAGGCGGGCTGGGATACCCATGGCCTGCCGGTGGAGCTGGAAGTGGAAAAGCTGCTGGGCCTGGACGGCAAGCCGCAGATCGAGCAGTATGGCGTAGAGCCCTTTATTGAGGAGTGCAAAAAGAGCGTTTGGAAATATAAGTCCGAGTGGGAAAAGATGAGCGACCGGGTGGGCTACTGGGCCGATATGGAGGACCCGTACGTCACCTACGATAACAACTATATCGAGTCGGAGTGGTGGTCGCTCAAGACCCTGTGGGACAAGGGGCTGCTCTATAAGGGCCACCGGGTGGTGCCCTACTGCCCCCGCTGCGGCACGGCGCTTTCCAGCCACGAGGTGGCCCAGGGCTATAAGGATGTGAAAGAGACCTCCGTCTTTGTCAAATTCAAGGTGGAAGGCGAGGAGAATACCTATATCCTGGCCTGGACGACCACGCCCTGGACGCTGCCCAGCAACGTGGCGCTGTGCGTCAACCCCCACGAGACCTATGTGAAAGTCAGCTTTGAGGGCGAGTTCCTCATCATGGCCCAGGCGCTGGTGCCCTCTGTGCTGGGGGATGGAGCCCAGGTGGTGGAAGTCTACGCCAAGGGCGAGGATCTCAAGGGCCTGCGCTATCAGCCGCTGTTCCCCTACGCCAAAGTGAAGGAGGGCTCCGCCTGGTTTGTGGTAGCGGACGACTACGTCACCTTGAGCGATGGCACGGGCGTGGTGCATACCGCCCCCGCCTTTGGTGAGGACGACGCCCGCGTGGGCCGGGATAATAACCTGCCCTTTGTACAGATGGTAGACGCACAGGGCAAGTTTGTGGAAGGCTGCGACGAGCTGACCGGGATGTTCGTCAAGGATGCGGACCCGGTCATCATCGAAAGGCTAAAGAGCGAGGGCAAGCTGTTCCGCGCCCTGGAGTTTGAGCACAGCTATCCCTTCTGCTGGCGGTGCGATACGCCGCTGCTGTACTACGCGCGCTCCAGCTGGTTTGTTAAGATGACGGCGGTGCGCGACCGGTTGATGGAGATCAACCGCTCGGTCAACTGGATGCCGGAGAACATCAAAGAGGGCCGGATGGGGAACTTCCTGGAGAATGTGATCGACTGGGGCCTTTCCCGCGAGCGGTATTGGGGCACGCCGCTGCCCATCTGGGAGTGCGAGTGCGGCCATACCACGGCCATTGGCTCCATCGCGGAACTGCGGGAAAAGGCCGTGGAGGACGTACCCGAGGATATCGAGCTGCACAAGCCCTATATCGACCGGGTGCACATCCGCTGCGAAAAGTGCGGCAAGCCCATGACCCGCGTGCCCGAGGTGATCGACTGCTGGTACGATTCGGGCTCTATGCCCTTTGCCCAGTGGCACTATCCCTTTGAAAACCAGGATAAATTTAAGGTGCGCTACCCTGCGGACTATATCACCGAGGCGGTGGACCAGACCCGCGGCTGGTTCTACGTGCTGCTGGCCATCTCCACGGCGGTGTTTGACCACGAGGTGTTTAAAAACTGCATCGTGCTGGGCCACGTTAACGATAAAGACGGGCTCAAGATGTCCAAGCACAAGGGCAACGTGGTGGACCCCTGGACGGTGCTGGACAAACAGGGCGCCGACGCGGTGCGCTGGTACTTCTTTACTAACAGCGCCCCCTGGCTGCCCAGCCGCTTTTATGAGGAAGCGGTCAGTGAGGCGCAGCGCCGCTTTATGGGCACGCTGTGGAATACCTACGCCTTCTTCGCCCTGTACGCGGGGATCGACCAGTTCGACCCCACTGGATTAAAACTTGCGGATTGCAAGCTGAATGTGATGGATCGCTGGATCCTCTCGCGCCTTTCCAGCCTGATTACGGCTGTGGATAAGGGGCTGGAGGGGTACCATATCACCGAGACCGCCCGCATGCTTGAGGGCTTTGTGGACGACCTTTCCAACTGGTATGTCCGCCGCTGCCGCGAGCGCTTCTGGGGCAAGGGCATGACGGAGGATAAGCAGGCCGCGTTTATGACGCTGTACACCGTGCTGGTGGAGTTTAGCAAGCTGGCCGCGCCCTATGTGCCTTTTATGGCCGAGAGCATGTACCAGAACCTGGTGCGCTCCTTTGATGAGCACGCGCCCGAGAGCGTGCACCTGTGCGCCTTCCCCGAGGCCGTCTGCCCGGTGGACGCGCATTTGGAGCAGCAGATGCAGGAGGTGATGGAGCTGGTGGCGCTGGGCCGCTCGGCCCGTAACACCGCCGCCCTCAAGAACCGCCAGCCGCTATCGGCTATGTACGTGATGGCGCCCCAGAAGCTGGATGCAGAGTACGCGGCGCTGATGGCCGATGAGCTGAACGTGAAAAAGGTAGCGTTTGTATCCGACGCGCGGGAATTTACCACCTACACCTTTAAGCCGCAGCTGCGCACCGTGGGCCCCAAATACGGCAAGCTGGTGGGCGCCATCGGCAAGGCGCTGGGGCAGGTAGATGGCAATGTTGCGATGGAGGAATTGAACGCAGGTAAGGCGCTGGAGTTGGAAGTGAACGGGCAGAATGTATCCCTGGCGAAAGAGGATCTGCTGATCGCCACCGCCAACAAGCCCGGGTATGTGGCCCAGACCCAGGGGGATATCACTGTGGCGCTGGATACCAACCTGACGGAGGATCTCATTGAGGAGGGCCTGGTGCGCGAGATGATCTCCAAGGCGCAGACCCAGCGGCGAGAGGCCGGCTTTGAGGTGACCGACCACATCGCCCTGGATATCGCGGGCGATGAGAAGATCGACGCGGTGCTGGCCAAGTTTGGCGATCAGCTCGCAGCCGATGTACTGTGCGACGCGCTGCAGCAGGGCAAATCTCAGGGCGGCGTGACGCGGGAATGGAACATTAACGGCATCCCCGTGAAGATGACGGCAAAGGTGCTGTAA
- a CDS encoding DUF6809 family protein gives MKSLLEALYAGEITPWQSALPKTDEHKALLKKIENEEHYFSEKMSSDDYKRVQSLEDLLTLADHLETADIYARGFALGTLLMQEVMALRERLMQ, from the coding sequence ATGAAATCATTGCTAGAAGCTTTATATGCTGGCGAAATCACTCCCTGGCAATCGGCCTTGCCCAAAACCGATGAGCACAAAGCCCTACTTAAGAAGATCGAAAACGAAGAGCATTACTTCAGCGAAAAAATGTCTTCGGACGATTATAAACGTGTTCAATCTTTAGAGGACCTGCTTACGCTTGCAGACCATTTGGAAACAGCCGATATATACGCCCGCGGTTTTGCACTGGGCACGCTGCTGATGCAAGAGGTCATGGCACTGCGCGAAAGGCTGATGCAATGA
- a CDS encoding class I SAM-dependent methyltransferase, whose translation MLLATNWQDYQVLDTGDGEKLERWGRYVLRRPDPQVIWPKTLAIKEWEKADAFYTRSATGGGQWTYRNRLPESWQVGYGALSFRVKTMGFKHTGLFPEQAVNWDWMAKKVAGAGRPVRVLNLFGYTGGATVALAAAGAQVVHVDAAKNMVAAGKENLQLSGLGDRPVRWIVDDCLKFVQREQRRGRQYEGILMDPPSYGRGPGGEVWKLENEVYGLIGECVKVLSDAPVFFLINSYTTGLQSMVLYDLMQRAIVPKFGGRVSADEIGLPIKDQKMLLPCGTTGRWEADR comes from the coding sequence ATGCTGTTGGCAACCAATTGGCAGGATTATCAGGTGCTGGATACCGGGGATGGAGAGAAGCTGGAGCGTTGGGGCAGGTATGTGCTGCGCCGGCCGGATCCCCAGGTGATTTGGCCCAAGACGCTTGCGATAAAAGAATGGGAAAAGGCAGATGCCTTTTATACCCGCAGCGCCACCGGCGGCGGGCAGTGGACCTACCGCAACCGCCTGCCTGAAAGCTGGCAGGTGGGCTATGGGGCGCTCAGTTTCCGGGTCAAGACCATGGGCTTTAAACACACCGGCCTTTTCCCCGAGCAGGCCGTAAACTGGGATTGGATGGCTAAAAAGGTGGCCGGCGCGGGCCGCCCGGTGCGGGTGCTGAACCTGTTCGGCTATACCGGCGGGGCTACGGTGGCGCTGGCGGCGGCCGGGGCCCAGGTGGTGCACGTGGACGCGGCCAAAAATATGGTGGCCGCCGGTAAGGAGAACCTGCAGCTTTCCGGCCTGGGGGATAGGCCTGTGCGCTGGATCGTGGACGACTGCCTCAAGTTTGTGCAGCGCGAGCAGCGCCGGGGCCGCCAGTATGAGGGGATATTGATGGACCCGCCCTCCTACGGCCGGGGGCCGGGGGGCGAGGTGTGGAAGCTGGAAAACGAGGTCTACGGACTGATTGGCGAATGCGTTAAGGTGCTCTCGGATGCGCCGGTCTTTTTCCTCATCAATTCTTACACCACCGGCCTTCAGTCCATGGTGCTGTACGATCTGATGCAGCGCGCCATCGTGCCCAAGTTCGGCGGCCGGGTAAGTGCCGATGAGATCGGCTTGCCTATCAAGGACCAGAAAATGCTGCTGCCCTGCGGCACCACAGGCCGCTGGGAGGCCGACCGATGA
- a CDS encoding RluA family pseudouridine synthase codes for MSRVVYEDNHLLVVDKSPNVPVQADASGDSDLLSEMKAYIKARYQKPGAVYLGLVHRLDRPVGGLIVFARTSKAAARLSDQVRRRALGRVYWAVVRGQMAPEGTLEDYLLKNTAENRVSVVAGDTPGAKHARLRYRVLAARDGLSLVAIRLETGRSHQIRVQFAHAGHPLWGDQRYGRPYSKPGEQIALWARELHLEHPTKKEPMAFESPAPQSEPWRLFEREIAAIPAGGAGAGLGGETEKTI; via the coding sequence ATGAGCCGGGTGGTCTATGAGGATAACCACCTGCTGGTGGTGGATAAATCCCCCAACGTGCCAGTGCAGGCGGATGCCAGCGGCGACAGCGACCTGCTAAGCGAGATGAAGGCGTATATCAAGGCGCGCTATCAAAAGCCGGGGGCGGTCTACCTGGGGCTGGTGCACCGGCTGGACCGGCCGGTGGGGGGCTTAATCGTCTTTGCGCGTACCTCTAAGGCGGCCGCGCGGCTGAGCGACCAGGTGCGCCGCCGCGCGCTGGGCCGGGTCTATTGGGCCGTGGTGCGGGGCCAAATGGCCCCGGAGGGGACGCTGGAAGACTACCTGCTTAAAAATACGGCTGAAAACCGGGTTTCGGTGGTGGCGGGCGATACGCCGGGCGCGAAACATGCGCGGCTGCGCTACCGCGTTCTGGCTGCGCGGGATGGGCTTAGCCTGGTCGCTATCCGCCTTGAGACCGGCCGTTCCCATCAGATACGGGTGCAGTTCGCCCATGCCGGGCATCCGCTTTGGGGCGATCAGCGCTATGGCCGGCCCTACAGCAAGCCCGGGGAGCAGATCGCGCTTTGGGCGCGGGAGCTGCATCTGGAGCATCCCACAAAAAAAGAGCCCATGGCGTTTGAAAGCCCGGCCCCCCAGAGCGAACCCTGGCGCCTGTTTGAGCGGGAGATCGCCGCCATACCGGCCGGCGGGGCGGGCGCGGGCCTGGGCGGGGAGACCGAAAAAACCATATAA
- a CDS encoding LacI family DNA-binding transcriptional regulator, whose amino-acid sequence MAVTVKEIARLAGVSRGTVDRALYNRGRVKPEVAERIRRIAKEQGYEPNRIGRALALTKKPIKIGVIVQSAQTSFIRMLIKGTQKAAEEVGNLGAEVLLREIDTMDAQRQIEMVDELVEAGIKGLALLPVDDNLLRRRLNELIAQGIPVVTFNADISGTKRLCFIGQDDRRSSHTAAGLMQVLLGGRGKVLVMTGHLSNLSHSRRAAYFMEELGRIAPDIRFLDLALTQDDDAVARQAVLDAVAQHPDLAGIFIASNGQSGVCQALRELRLARQVKVVCYDNTPENRENLREGALDFLLDQNSFEQGYQPVMTLFQYLFTGKKPKEEYFFTDVIVKTRYNI is encoded by the coding sequence ATGGCGGTAACCGTTAAAGAAATTGCAAGGCTGGCCGGCGTTTCCCGCGGCACGGTAGACCGGGCGCTGTATAACCGCGGCCGCGTCAAGCCCGAGGTGGCGGAACGCATCCGCCGCATCGCCAAAGAGCAGGGGTATGAGCCCAACCGCATCGGCCGGGCGCTGGCGCTGACCAAAAAGCCCATTAAGATCGGCGTCATCGTACAATCCGCCCAGACCTCGTTTATCCGCATGCTGATAAAGGGGACGCAAAAGGCGGCCGAAGAGGTAGGCAACCTGGGCGCCGAGGTACTGCTGCGCGAGATTGATACCATGGACGCTCAGCGGCAGATCGAAATGGTGGACGAGCTGGTGGAAGCGGGCATCAAGGGCCTGGCCCTGCTCCCGGTGGACGATAACCTTTTGCGCCGCAGGCTCAACGAGTTGATCGCCCAGGGCATACCGGTGGTGACCTTTAACGCGGATATCAGCGGCACCAAGCGGCTGTGCTTTATCGGCCAGGACGACCGGCGCTCCAGCCATACCGCCGCGGGGCTAATGCAGGTGTTGCTGGGCGGCCGGGGCAAAGTGCTGGTGATGACCGGGCACCTTTCCAACCTCAGCCACAGCCGGCGCGCCGCCTATTTTATGGAGGAGCTGGGGCGTATCGCACCGGACATCCGTTTTTTGGACCTGGCGCTGACCCAGGATGACGACGCCGTAGCCCGCCAGGCGGTGCTGGATGCGGTAGCGCAGCATCCGGACCTTGCGGGCATCTTTATCGCCTCCAACGGGCAATCCGGCGTATGCCAGGCCCTGCGGGAGCTGCGCCTGGCCCGCCAGGTAAAGGTTGTGTGCTATGATAACACGCCGGAAAACCGCGAGAACCTGCGCGAGGGCGCTTTGGACTTTCTGCTGGATCAAAACTCCTTTGAGCAGGGCTACCAGCCGGTGATGACGCTGTTCCAATACCTGTTTACCGGCAAAAAGCCCAAGGAGGAATATTTCTTTACCGATGTGATCGTCAAAACCCGTTATAATATCTAA